The region AACTGCCCATCTGTATAATGGACTATCAAAAATGTCATCAAAAGGTTTATCGAGATAATCTTCTATGAATTCATCAATATCGTCTGAAATGTCAAATGAATCAACATTGACGACACGACCATCAGTGAAATATTGCTTAAATTCACCATTTTCATCATATTTAATTTGTAAATTCAAATATTCTTTTGAAATACATTCAATTGCCGATTTTACAGCATCAAAATCCTCCAAATCATAATTTTTTCTAAATTTAAGATAGAAAGAATCATTATGAGGATTGTTTATCTCAGAAAACAAAAGCATTTTCTGAGCTGAAGATAAATTAAAAAGATCCATATTTTCCACCATTAATAAAAATCATTTCTTTAATAAAAATGACACATCTATAATATAATACATATGTAAAGAATATTATATAAAACTTGTTTAACTTTAAAGAATAGTATAGTAAAATTAAAAGCCCACAGAGCTTATTTAAAATATATTCAAATAGAAACTGGAAAAAATTAAAATTAATAGGTATTTTTAAGCAAAAAAACAACAATAAATAAAAGATTGAATATAATATTAATTAATTTTTATATTTCACTTAAAAAATAAAACAAAAAATAGCATGACAGAAAAAACTTTAGATACAAGAACACGGAATTTGATACTAATCCTATTTTTAATAGGAGTATTCATGGGCTCATTGGATACTGGAATCATAGGGCCAGTCCTGCCATCCATCGAGCAAAGCTTTAACCTGACCAGCAGAGAATCAAGCTGGATATTTACCTTATTCGTCATTTTTTTCATGATTGGTTCACCTGTAATGGCCAAGTTTTCAGACTTCTATGGACGAAAAAAGATTTTCATTTTGGACGTGATTCTTTTTGGAATCGGATCATGCCTAATTGCATTTTCAGCAAATATCGATTCAATATTTTTAGGAAGAATAATACAGGGATTTGGCTGTGGCGGAATTTTTCCTGTAGGAGGAGCATTTATCGGAGATGCATTCCCATTGGAAGAGCGAGGAAAAGCATTGGGGATTTTAGGAAGTGTATTTGGAATTTCAGCAATCGGAGGACCATTGGTTGGAGCGGCATTAATACCCTATGGCTGGAATTGGTGTTTCACTATCAATATTCCAATCAGCATTTTCATAATACTATTTGCACTGTATATTCTGCCGGATGCTGAAAACAAAAGAAAACTAAAAATAGATTATCCTGGAATCCTAATTCTAAGCTTGCTTTCAATATTTTTAGCATATGGTCTTAACCAAATTGATTCAAGTAACTTCATCAGCAGCTTATTGTCTTCAAAGGTTCTTCCGTTCTTGTTGATATTCATAATATTGATTCCAATATTTTTCAGGGTGGAAAAAAAAGCAGAAGAATCCATTGTAGCAATACACATGTTAAAGAACAAGGAGATTAGAATTGCATGTGTAGAAACTTTAGCCTATGGTATAATCTATTCATCAGCAATATTCATCCCATCGCTTGTTATTCTTTCAATGGGGCTGAACGACCAGTTAGCAAGTTTGATGCTTATTCCTATTTTAGGTGCAAATGCCGTTGCAGCACCTATTCTCGGAAAGATTCTGGATTCCACAGGTTCACGTAAGATAATGATGGTTGGAACAATATTACTGACCATTGGCCTAATAGCAATTGCAATATATCCGAATAACTTCCTGCTATTCATCATTGCAGGCTGTCTGGTAGGGGTGGGTTTGGTAACAATAATTGGAGCTCCTTTGAGATATATCGTTTTAAGTGAGGCTAAGCCTACCGAAAGAGGTGCTGGTCAGGCCATTGTCAATATGCTGTCAAGTGCAGGACAGTTAATAGGTGGTGCTCTAATCGGTGGAATTATAGCATCATTTGCAGGAATTATGGGGTATAAAATAAGTTTGATTTTAGCCAGTGCAGTGGCATTCATCGCTTTTCTGTTCACTTTAAAACTAAAAAGTCGTGACGAACAGATTGAAACTATGAAATCAAATCAATAACACATCTATTCATTAAAAAAAAATTGTTGCCTGTTTGTATATCAAACAGGTGCATAATATCTATTCAACTTGATTTAATAGGTCATATAGTTCAGGAATCGCCTGTTCAAATTTAACTCCATAAGTATGAGTTTCATCACCTACAGTCTTTTCAATCGCTTTTTTAGTAAATTCACCTGCGACTTTAGCTGCTGAAGTAGGTGATTTTCCGACCATGACAGATCCCACAAACGATGAAGCAAATACATCACCTGTACCATGACTGACATAATCTACCCTGTCATTGTATACGAATTCACAGGTTGATTCCTCCTTATCCAAAACAACCATTCCAAGCTGATTTTCCTTGTGTGTATCACCTTTCAGGATAACATATCTTTTGGTAAATGCTGAAAGTTCATTTGCCATTTCCAACATTTCATCTTTTGTAAATTCCCCTTTCCAAGGTTTATGTAAAATATAACAAGCTTCAGTTGTGTTTGGAAGAATATAATCTCCTAATTTACAAAGTTCCCCCATTTTGTCTGCAAATTCCTGGTCAAAACCATTATAGAATTCACCATGGTCAGCCATAGCCGGGTCGACAAATACGCATCCGTCAGGCTTTAATCTGGAATCAATTATTTCCTTTATATAATCCAACTGTTCCATTGATGCGATAAAACCAGTGTAAATAGCATCAAAATATATTCCTTCACTTTCCCAATGTTTTCTAATTTCTGGAAGATCTTCTGTCAAGTCCCTAACAGTGTAACCGGTGAAACCTGATGTATGTGTTGATAAAACAGCAGAAGGAAGAACTGCAGTTTCTATTCCAAAAGCAGAAACAACAGGCAGTGCAACTGTTATTGAGCATTGACCGTAACATGAGATATCTTGAATTGTTAAAATTTTCATATTTAAACCTAAATTATTTAATTTTTAAAAAATACCAATATTAATCTATTTAATGTAGTATTTAAATGTTTTCAGTACAGAATAATGTAAAAAAAACTTAACTTCAACTTATTTAAAAAAATAAATTAATATAATCTAATTAATCTTAACTCATAAGGTTTGATTTCTATTTTTGAACACCAATTCCTTCTAAAAGCATGTTCAATAAATTGTCCACATAATGATTTGTATCAAAACCAACATCAATAGAATATATTTTCCACAATAGGACTGACTGGAAAATTGAATTGAAGCACATTACGGCTATTGACCTGATATCCATATCCTTCACGATTCCCTTTTCTATTTGTATCTTAAAGAATCCTTCCAGCTTTTCGATTATGAATAGTGCAACTTCAAGCATGATGGATTTATTGTCTGAAGACTCTCTTACTTCTTCCATAGCAAGTCTAAGTATATCGAAATCACTTTCTTCAAGATTCAATATGCCGAAAAATGTGATTCTGAGAAATTCCTCTATGTCCTCATCTTCACCATAATCAAATGCATCTTCCAGTTTATCCATCAATAATTTAAGATAATACTCCTTTGTAGCATTGATTAAATTATTTTTGTTTTTAAATTTCCTGAAAATTGTCAATTCATTAAATCCGGATTCAGCAGCTATTTTTTTAGTTGTTGCTTTTGATCCTTCCCTTTGAAGAACCACCAATGTAGCTTTCATGATTTTTAATGAAGTTTCATCGATATTTTCTGCCATAAAAACCTATTTATTATTCATTATTTATAAACTATTTTGAATATCATCTTGAAAAAATCAAATATTTATCTCATTTTTATAGAAATCATCCATCATTGCAGAAATTTTTGCATTATTTATACCAACAAGAAGATTATGTCTTACATCATCCAAAACAATGAATATTGACTTATTGATATGCCTGTGAATGTTTTCCTGTACACTTACAGAAAATATTTCATCATACTTTCCGGCAAAAACCAGTGCAGGGACGTCAATTTGACCAATTTCATTTTCTACATTGAAATTCAAACATGCATCCACAGCCTTTTTATATGCCTCCACATTTGCATTTTGTGATGAAATCTGTTTCAACATCTCCAATTCTTCCCTGTTTTTTTCAATTACTTCCGGACACAATACTTTAGGAATCATGAAATCATAGAACTCATCATAGCCCCTATCAAGTTCCCTTTTAAATTGATTTAAAGTGGTAGTAATGTTTTCATCGCATTTCGCAAAAGTTGACATCAATACAATCGAAGATACATAATTCGTATATCTGATTGCAAAATCCATTGCAACAACGCCTCCCAATGAAAATCCAATTAAATTTCCAGCATCTATTTTAAGGTCATCCAAAAGGTTTTTCAAATCATCTGCATAAGTATCAATAGTAATCTCATCATCACCTAACTCAGATTCTCCATGGCCTCTTAAGTCTATTCTGATAACTTGATATTTTTTCCTAAGAGTGCTTGTTAAGACTTCCCAATATCTCAAATCATCGGAAAGACCATGAAGAAATATTAATGGTTCGCCTTTTCCTTCAACGACATAATTCAATTTCATAATATTCAATTTTAATCTCAAATGTGAAATACTTTATGTCAATGAAATATTCCATCAAAACATTTATATATCAAAATAACCTTATACCCAATATGGTATATGAAATATAAAATTTAATTTATTGATTATTTTTCATTGCCACTTAAATAAAAATCTATGAATTAATATTAAAATAAGGTTTTAGCTAATTTAAAACAATTATATTTATTATAAATTTTAATTTGCTGAAATCTTATTTTTTTTAAAAATTCAAATTATACCCTATCGGGTATATCTATATATAGGGCTGTTTAAAATGAAATTCTCAAAACATGAAAAAATAGACTTGCTGGCGATAATGATTTCAGCCATAAGTTTAATTGCAAGTTTCATTCTATCCATAGATTATCTATCTTGGATTGCAGTAATTTTATGTGGAATTCCAATTTTTAAGGAATGTGCGGAAGGACTTATTACGGAATTTGATATAAAAGCAGATTTACTGGTTTCAATAGCCATTGTTGCATCAATAATAATCGGAGAGGTATTTGCTGCCGGCGAAATAGCAACAATCATGGCTATCGGTGGATTTTTAGAAGAATATACTGTATCCAAAACCCAAGGAAGAATCAAAGAACTGGTGAATATGACTCCACAAGTTGCAGTAAGAATTAGAAATGGAAAAGAAGAAAGAATACTAGCTTCGGAAGTTCAAATTGGAGATATCCTAAAAGTGCTTCCTGGAGAAAGCATTCCAACCGACGGCAGAATAA is a window of uncultured Methanobrevibacter sp. DNA encoding:
- a CDS encoding TetR/AcrR family transcriptional regulator; this translates as MAENIDETSLKIMKATLVVLQREGSKATTKKIAAESGFNELTIFRKFKNKNNLINATKEYYLKLLMDKLEDAFDYGEDEDIEEFLRITFFGILNLEESDFDILRLAMEEVRESSDNKSIMLEVALFIIEKLEGFFKIQIEKGIVKDMDIRSIAVMCFNSIFQSVLLWKIYSIDVGFDTNHYVDNLLNMLLEGIGVQK
- a CDS encoding MFS transporter, producing the protein MTEKTLDTRTRNLILILFLIGVFMGSLDTGIIGPVLPSIEQSFNLTSRESSWIFTLFVIFFMIGSPVMAKFSDFYGRKKIFILDVILFGIGSCLIAFSANIDSIFLGRIIQGFGCGGIFPVGGAFIGDAFPLEERGKALGILGSVFGISAIGGPLVGAALIPYGWNWCFTINIPISIFIILFALYILPDAENKRKLKIDYPGILILSLLSIFLAYGLNQIDSSNFISSLLSSKVLPFLLIFIILIPIFFRVEKKAEESIVAIHMLKNKEIRIACVETLAYGIIYSSAIFIPSLVILSMGLNDQLASLMLIPILGANAVAAPILGKILDSTGSRKIMMVGTILLTIGLIAIAIYPNNFLLFIIAGCLVGVGLVTIIGAPLRYIVLSEAKPTERGAGQAIVNMLSSAGQLIGGALIGGIIASFAGIMGYKISLILASAVAFIAFLFTLKLKSRDEQIETMKSNQ
- a CDS encoding pyridoxamine kinase, with protein sequence MKILTIQDISCYGQCSITVALPVVSAFGIETAVLPSAVLSTHTSGFTGYTVRDLTEDLPEIRKHWESEGIYFDAIYTGFIASMEQLDYIKEIIDSRLKPDGCVFVDPAMADHGEFYNGFDQEFADKMGELCKLGDYILPNTTEACYILHKPWKGEFTKDEMLEMANELSAFTKRYVILKGDTHKENQLGMVVLDKEESTCEFVYNDRVDYVSHGTGDVFASSFVGSVMVGKSPTSAAKVAGEFTKKAIEKTVGDETHTYGVKFEQAIPELYDLLNQVE
- a CDS encoding alpha/beta fold hydrolase, encoding MKLNYVVEGKGEPLIFLHGLSDDLRYWEVLTSTLRKKYQVIRIDLRGHGESELGDDEITIDTYADDLKNLLDDLKIDAGNLIGFSLGGVVAMDFAIRYTNYVSSIVLMSTFAKCDENITTTLNQFKRELDRGYDEFYDFMIPKVLCPEVIEKNREELEMLKQISSQNANVEAYKKAVDACLNFNVENEIGQIDVPALVFAGKYDEIFSVSVQENIHRHINKSIFIVLDDVRHNLLVGINNAKISAMMDDFYKNEINI